A window of Ictalurus punctatus breed USDA103 chromosome 21, Coco_2.0, whole genome shotgun sequence genomic DNA:
tctctgtctctctctctctctctctctctctctctctgtctctctctctctctctctctctgtctctctctgtctctctctctctgtctctctctctctctgtctctctctctctcactctctctctgtctgtctctctgtctctctgtctctctctctctctctctctctgtctctctctctctgtctctctctctctgtctctctctctctctgtctctctgtctctgtctctctctgtctctctctctctctctctctctctctctctctctctctgtctctctctctctctctctctctgtctctctcgctccttctctttctctctagtGTTAATGATCACGCTTCTCGTGAGAGAAAGACTAAAAACTGGAGTAATTCAACAACCAAAATCCTAATGAAACCCAAACACACATCTGCGGaggactctgtgtgtgtctgtgtgtgtgtgtgtgtgtgtgtctgtgtgtgtgtgtgtgtgtgtgtgtgtgtgttggggttcTGCGCCACCCCTCCAGACCCAAACTACTCCCAGACGGAGAAAATATACACGCCAGAAAAAGTCCAAAAACGGAGAAatctgtgtatacacacacacacacacacacacacacacattcttattCCAGAGGAAACTGGAGGGGGGCTGAGGACTGAAGTGaaaagagggggagggggaatacatgtgtgtgtgtgtgtggggggggtggggggtggaatGCAGTCAGTAATGTCACACGTGCGAGAGGGAGCATGCCCGTGATGACATCACCATCCCCCATCCAACCCCCCCCCTTTATGACCATCACAGCTGCCAAGAAACCctcaagagagaaaagagagagacagagagagagagagagtgtgtgtgtgtgtgtgtgtgtgtgtgtgtgtgagtgtgtgtgtgtgtgtgtgtgtgtgtgtgtgtgtgtgtgtgagtgtgtgtgtgtgtttctgagtgTGTTTCTTTTCCTAAAGAGAACGTGTCAGCAGTTTTTTGAAGCTTTATTAAACAAAAGTTAAAATGatgaggtttgtgtgtgtgtgtgtgtgtgtgtgtgtgtgtgtgtgtgtgtgtgtgtgtaaccacAGTTTGTGAGAAACGACTTCATACAGCAAATCCATGAGTCATTGTTTAACCATTCACATTCacctcccaacacacacacacactctctctcacacacacacacacaccctctctctctctcactctcacacacacacacacacacacacactctctctcacacacacacacacactctctctcacacacacacacacactctctctcacacacacacacacacactctctctcacacacacacacacactctctctctctcacacacacacacacacacacacacacacacacactccttgtgtaaatatgtagttgatatttgattattaaaaagatgtttatgtttgtgtgggtgtttttGTGTTACTGTGGTTTAACAAGAAGTCCTGGTGTGGACACACCCCATCccccccgcacacacacacacacacacacacacaaacacactctcaccgAGGGCGAAAGCACCTCGAACACCTTTACAAGTCGACACGTAACAATATGAATGCAGTCGATGATGTGAGGGTGATGTAGCAGGTAATGGAGTGTTTGGCCTCCAGTGTAGTCAGTGTTGGCGTGTTCTCTGTGTCTAACCCACACACACCGTGTTTCAAAGTTTAGACGCCTCTCTAAACTCTCACCTGTCCTCTCTACAGCCAGACAGGGTGGACGTTTTAtcgcttttttttattttgggtgAACGTCTGCTTTAAACCTtaatggtctctctctctctttcacacacacacacacacacacacacacacacacacacacacacacacacacttcctcctcTACAATGTGAACCCTCATTTATTCGCCTCCATTTTGTGAAGGAGAAATCAGTTCAGCGTAAAAAGCAAATGCTGAAGTACAACATGCCTTTTTTAGTTACATTTGAATCACGTTTTTCAGTTTCGTCGTGTTCGACCTGTACACCTCCGACCATCAACACCTTACACCCCGGGGACTCCTCACAGTGTGTGTAGAAGAAAAGTGCAGCTTGAAAAATAACGTTTATTACATACGGTAAATGGTAAAGGGGCGGCTGtatctcaggtggtagagcgggtggtccactaatcatagggttggcggttcaattcctggcccacgtgactccatgtgactccacgtgactccacgtgactccacatgccgaagtgtcctcgggcaagacactgaaccccaagttgatcccgatggcaagttagcaccttgcatggcagctctgttaccactggttggggtgtgtgtgtgtgtgtgtgtgtgtgtgtgtgtgtgtgtatgagacacagtgtaaagcgctttggataaaagcgctatataagtgcagaccgtttacCATTTATTACATGTTGTGTTTATGTCATACATTTACTGTTACTAACATAGAAGTTTACATAAGTAGCTACCGCAGTTATAATGGTTAAGTCTGTAATATGTGAAGAATAACACGCTCGGGGATATACACTCAGAGGAAAATAACCAACGACGGGGTGGTTATAATGAATTAAAGCTAAATGGAAAGAGTCGAATCACCAAAGTGATTCCTAACGTCACTCACTGACTCCCTCTGGTGGTCAGACTGAGTAATAACCTCCTTCACTGCAGCTCAGAGTTTCAGCTCTTTAACGGCTCTGTCATTACCTTCTGCTATTAAactcaggtgtgttagtgtttaaTGTGTGGCGCACAAACTACAGCCGCTAATATACAGAACTAGccagctaataataataataataataataataataataataattaataataatagctcGGAGTGGATTTTATGTCTGTAGTGATGTGCTAATTAATGAATGTATAAAAACGTTTGTagcttatttttaaacagacgtgtgtgcgcgcgcgcgtgtaggtgtgtgtgtcgTCTCCTCACCTGTCCAGCAGCAGTGACTAGAAGAATGAGAGTTCTCAGTGTGAACTCTGACACCAGCAGGGCAGcagctgcgtccgaaatcgcgCTCCGTGAGGTCTCTTCACACCGGGACACTTTTCTCCGTGTTGCTTCGTGTTCACACGCAGGCGTTAAACACGCTGAATCAAAGTGtaaattcactccctgacagtagatggcgcgtattgaaaagcagaaatactcCGGTACACCAGGTGGCGCTGTTTCCGTTTCTGACACCCGCTCATCaccgagaagaagaagagagccgGTAGCTACGCCTTCGAGCCGCTCACACACTACTCGCGAAAGCACGTAGACACTTTTAGGAAATGTAAGATATGTGAGAGATTGAGTGATTTACACTGCAGTAAATACTTCTTTAAAGTTACATCTTTAAAGTTCTCATTGTAAACAGTATACTCTCTTTAAACAAGTAATGATTAGAATTACACCGAAGTCACagcaatagcattcacataATTATGGGGagccaaaatattttatttttataatcgaattatttatttgtttatttattgggggagataaggcaactattgttgtgtccacaaatgttaatgttcctgaaaattgatgaaataaaatgctcactgcTGATAAATCCTTCTGCCTTCACACCTTTGAAAGCACCAGCttcaaaatctctctctctctctctctctctctctctctctctctctctctctcacacacacacacacacacacactaaagtgtACTATGTTGTGGCTATTTTTTGACGACAGTGAAATGTAAGCATCTATTCTAAATGATCCATTTCattcttcagtgttgttttctacactaaatagcaTCGTTTGCAAATGATAATCTGCTGATGGATAGTCCAtcgtatttattttgcacctggcaTATATAAGTATTCTTCAGCTAGCAAAGTACCCCGTTATTGAGTCGTTGTATTATCATATTAAccacaaaaaaacaccatttcATCAATGTGCaggaacatgtaaactccacgcAGGACAGCGGCGGGACTCGAGccccaaaccctggagctgtgatgcaGACGTGCGCCCCTGTTCATAATCCTATATTTATAATTATCCGATAAACCAtttacattttagtgtttttttttctttatttggtATTAACGAGGACACTTATTTCTGTTTATACCAcaacgctgttgaattctcgattctgattggctgacagaagtcGTCCAGTAATTCTTCAGTAAATGCACGGggtaaagtagttccagtcaggtctggaccgcattacagttccatatcacttcacCGAGTTAACTGAAATAATGGTGTTATCCTGCTGTCCAccacagcgcacacacacacacacacacacacacacacacacacacacacaaccaccacCTGATCAACGACTTCACCATCAAacaggttacacacacacacacacacacacacaactaacaACATGACAGAACATTTccattttacagaaatatgtaagTAATAACTAGCGACGGGCCGGTGAATTATCCTAACATCAACGCTACAAGTAGTTTATGATTTGCAGAGTCATATTGTAgataaataaggaaataaaataaaacacagggaGCTGaactcaatttaaaaaaagtttgattGTTGACACTGAATTAGAAAAAACCCCGATTATAATACTAAACGGAATTATCAGCCCAGTAACATCATTAATATAagatataaagtataaaatggatgtaaaatattatttattttacgttTTTTGTCGTGCcgttaaaaaagaaaccgttaaaaattgaaataaagattttttaaactataatatataacatagTTCTTAACTATAATacgttagtttgtttatttgtttcttctATTAACCCAGGACGACTTTAAGTACACGCTAAACGAGTAACAGCGTCACCAATAAATCAGACAACACCGCGTCTTCGAATGAAGCGTTTTATATCAGATTAAAAAACACAAGGATTCGGGTCTACATGAACATGTTCACGCAGCGCTTAAAGAGATCTCTTCATGAATCTTACAGCATTCGACTCGGGGTCCAGCTGCATCCGTCTTCTGTTCATCAGCCTGCAACGTTCCGTTCATTCAGAAATAATAAATCAGGTCTTTAATGCATCAGGCACAGCGGCAGAGCTGACGCAGCATCCCACAGAAAACCACAGTGTGTTCCGTCCTTCATGACTTTTACATCATTTCACACCAGTGAATAtgttctcacacactctctctctcacacacacacacacacacacctgtagtTTTTAAGACTAACCCGTGAACCCCAGCTGGAATTCCTGAAATCTCCGGACTTCACACAGCCGTGTGTTGTCAGGTCATTTCTGATCTTCATCACTGTTCTGATATCTTCATGTGCAGGAGtcgtgtgtaaatgtgtttaaatgctgTGTGTCGTTTTCACATTTCATCTAAAATTCCCCACCAGATTTCTCCTTCACATTCACACGTCTCTCTCTGATTTTCTTCAGGAACACGAATcagctgtaaataaaaaaataatgtaaaaaaaagtatgttgaTGGTActgctcatttgcattttaacCACGCCCACAGAGCGCTATAAACGCTCACAGAGAGAAAACAGTGGAAGAGCGCCCCCTAAATCTTCCAgaaatgcagctcagccaccgcagctctccctcacacacacacacacacacacacaccccaattcCTCCTGCTTTTacagggtgccattacttttacCCTGATTATACTAGGGCTAGGGTTAtttgtgttaatattttatggatttgttttagaatcactttctttctttcattagtATGAAGCGACCGAGTTTCGCAAAACGTTGAGTGAAAtaaaactctctcacacacactctcacacacacactctcacacacactctcacacacacagtcacacacacagtcacacacacagtcacacacacactctcacacacacagtcacacacacagtcacacacacactctcacacacactctcacacacacagtcacacacacagtcacacacacactctcacacacactctcacacacactctcacacacacactcacacactctcacacacacactcacactctcacacacacactcacacatactctcacacacagtcacacacacagtcacacacacagtcacacacacactctcacacactctcacacacactctcacacacactctcacacacacactctcacacacacactctcacacacacactctcacacacactctcacacacactcacacacactctcacacacactcacacacactctcacacacacactctcacacacactctcacacacacagtctcacacacactcacacacacactctcacacacactctcacacacactctcacacaccccttcattaataaatgtacCCACACACCTGAGGGAAATGTCTGTGTGATGATTCTTTTCTAGTTAAATTCTTAGTTTCGGTCGTGAGATAACGTGTGCGCTGTGTCTATCTtttccagttgcctagcaacagtgttctcacAACTTTTCCAAGTTGAATAGCGagaatattttcatgtttgcGTTCACCTTAAACAGTTACGTCTTTGTACGCTCCCATGAGTGTAGAATACAGTATGACATCATCGGCTAATTTGCATACTCAACCCTAATCCAGTGGAAGTTCTACAGTTCTCCGGAGTTCTCTGGAGTTTTCTGGAGTTCTCCGGAGTTCTCTGGAGTTCTCTGGAGTTCTCTGGAGTTCTCCGGACGATGAGCAGAAGTTTGGAGAAGTCCAGAGCGCTTTGATTCCAGAGAGAGTTCCAGAACAGCGAGAGGCGACCCCAGAACTCTCCTCAGTCTGTACAGTGAAAGGAAGACCGTGATGCTTTTCCTCAGACATCCACACACGCTTCTGTCCCGGTGTGTGAGACCCCTGAATTCCCCGCGTCAGACCCGAGCAAAGGCGGGGCTGCAGCACCGAGCGGAACCCTGTGATGGTGCGGTGTGGTGACGAGGATCTCCTCAGAGCGCGTAGTGCTGCAGAGCTTTTTGCCTCATGACGTCCCACAGCAGCATGCTGAGCACAGTGTGAGGCGCCAGGCGCATGAACACGGGACCCATGCCCTTATACAGACCCAGAACCCCCTCTGTGCGGCTCACCTTCACCAGGCAGTCCAGGAACCCGGTGTAGAAGCGACCCTGAGGAGGAGCCCAGAGCAGAACACACTCAGAGTCACACTCAGTACACAAAGACCTAAGCACAGGACTGAAATCTCCTTTTATTCTTCACACACCTTCTTCAGCTCGTCCACGGGCTGGTTGTAAAGCCTCGTGCTGATGACGTCGAACGGCGTCATGGTGATTGCCACGGCGACGCCACTAACCATGGCCGCCATCAGAGCGACGAGCCAGCTGTCCGGACTGAACCACTGTGGGAGAGATTCGCAGCGGGGAACGCTTAACACAGACTCCTGCTGTGAAATGTTACCTGaacagatatgtgtgtgtgtgtgtgtgtgtgtgtgtgtgtgttctcacctgtgtgtgtgtaagccaCTGTTTGGCTGAGCTGAAGGTGGCGAGCTGGGCCGCTGAGCCCACCATGACCCTGGGCACGGCGCCGTTCACGCCCCGCCACAGACCCACCACGCCCTCACGCCTGTATATGGTAGCAAAGGCGCTGGAGATTCCctgacaacaaaacaaacaaccctAGCTGTTCAGTAAGGCCAAAGTTATCGCCCTGCTACAAAAGGaggagtcagtgtgtgtgtgtgtgtgtgtgtgtgtgtgtgtgtgtgttaaaccgTACACATGCTAAAACGTGATGCTTTTgctgtggtgtgttagtgtaaACTGCAGCCTGGATGTTTTGTGTCTCTGCTCTCTCTTTACTGAAGAGGTAAACGTTCAGGTAATACGTGGTgctcacttctctctctgtgaGCAGTTTCACACTAACGCAGTTAATCAGCTGCACTTTTTATccgtgactgtgtgtgtgtgtgtgtgtgtgtgtgtgtgtgtgtgtatgtaattaacacaccatcaccatcactaaTCACACTAAAATGTGTTCAAAGGGTCTTCCTGTTCAATCTCTCTTGGTTTCTGAAGTGAAACAGTTCGACTGACCTTATGATACTGCGTGGAGAGAAATCACACTCAGCAGCAACACGTATCACATGTCTGAtaaccatctctctctcgctctctctctcacacacacacacacacacacacacacagcttattCAGCGCTTTTTATCAGTCCTGCTCTATGGAAACTCTGAGATTAGACCTCACCTAAAAATACGTTTGGTCAAAGACCAGCTGCAGATTTGGTgctcaccgtgtgtgtgtgtgtgtgtgtgtgtgtgtgtgcatgagtgtgtgtgcgtgagtgtgtgtgtgtgtgtgtgtaaagttcttctgctgttgttgcCTGGCAAATCTGTCACACCTCTGTTTGCTGACCTGTGATTGGCTGCAGCTGCTGATCAGCGGGAGATGTGTGAAGGTGCCCGGTTGTGGAAtcgtgcacatacacacacacacacacatttacacacacacatgcacacacacacacacacacacgcacgtacacaATTTCCACAGTGCAGTTGAGGGTCATTGTGATGAGGCAATGTCACGATGACGCACACAGTGACTGTTTAGACTTGTGTAAATTTAGAGCTGTGTGAGagatcacacacatgcacacacgcacacactcacacactcatctgaAGTAAAGCAACACTGTGAAATCCCTGACCTGATCCACAGCACACTGGGAAAATCCTCTGTACTGTCCACACACTAGAGCACAACAGCGATGATGGACGATCTGCAACGATTCTTTTCTACACTTGTTGCTCTTCTGGCGCTCAGTAGATGGAAGAAgacttaatgtgtgtgttacactgtgtctcatccCTGTGCACATTCTCTTCAGGTCTGTTAGTCCTGATGTTAATGAACAGTGTAACAAGCATATCTGTCTGGTGAATCGGGTGAATCGGGTGAATCGAATCTAAGAGTCGATTcacataagaaagaaaaaaaaaagaaaaaaaaagagttaaagtTAGGGCGCTGGAGGACGTGACTCACCTGGTGGTTGTGCTGGTGCCCCACAGCGATGGCCTCCACAGTCTGCGCCTGCAGGTGTGTCTTTATCTGCGCAgagatcaaacacacacaccttcatacGACAAACACTTACGATAGTTGGTCTAGTTATTGCTCTACTTTTTGTACCAGCACCACCTACAGGTCGTAGGTGAAAACACACTGTGTGAAGGGTGTAAGGAAGCGAGAAACAAGGCTGGGGCTGAGTTTGTTCtcgcccagactgtagattcacgCAGCCAATCAAGTCAGGTGATCCccacgcccccccccccacccaccccccccccccccccccccccccccccccccgagtgcCACACCCCACTGGGTTTCGTGCACGTCCGCAGCACAAGGGTAGCCGCACATGAGACACGATTCTGTGTAGATTGCGTTCTCGCTTGATTTTTCAGGGGAAACTGAAGCTAGAAAACTAGAAttgtgaatttcttttaatACGTTTGCGTAaccgttttatatatataataaaacctTGTGTGATAAAGCTCAATCACGGTTTCATAATCGTAACACAGCGCTACAGATAAGTGGTAGACCACTCCCGTTCAATAACCTggccagcagtgtgtgtgtgtgtgtgtgtgtgtgtgtgttgcagtgtttAACACTCTGCTTTGTCACTGCTCGTGGTGGTGGCAATtcattctttccctctctgccCTTTTCCACCCCTCCGTATTGTCTTTAaaggtgtgactgtgtgtgttttccatggcGTTGacctctccttccctccttccctcctccCTCCTTCCACTCAGGTGTAAATAACACACAGCTTACTGCTAATAATCCACACACCAACACATGCGTCCTGTACTTCCTGTGTGCACAATAATCGAGGAAgaagtgtatacagtatatccagGGATGGTATAGTTACTGTCCGAAAGGGGCGGAGCCACTGGAGTGCACTGCAGATTGACATTAGTGTCGTTACTGCACCACAAACATCCGGGATCTGTATAATCAACCGCGGCGTGTACAGAAAAGACGCACACAGGCCGCAGAAAACGTATGTACAGTTCATGATATGAGAGGAGGAGGTTTTTGAGATTTAGCGCACAGGGCTAACCACATTAACCTCTGAGCCGTCTGCAGAGTGTACAGTGTGACAGCGGGTCACGATGGGGGAGGACGGTTTTACACAACGAGAGATTTTTCTTCCCCCTCAGGCATCGGCAGTTTGTCCCAGTGTTGGGAAACTTCCCAGTACAGAACCTCTGTTACAAAGTGCACGTTAAATCGGCACAAAATGTCGcaaattcagcaaaaaaaagactTTATCTTTGCGCTGGAGCGTCAAGCCTAATGTCGCTAACAGGTAAAGTATTTCTTTGCTGCATTTGCGACATTTTGTGCTGATTTAACGTGCACTTTGTAACAGAGGTTCTGTACTTTGAACCTCATGTTCccgagaatttttttttgtgtacgtCTTGTActgaatagttttagatctcGCAAcgaaaaacataaaacatgttgttgttttttttatcgaAGCaacaaaaagttatccaacacccatcACCCATGAGAAAAACTAAGTGCccccttaaacataaaatctgcttgtgccacctttagcagcaataactgccaacaaacgcttccgataactggagatcagactttcacttacttctaggactaggatttactcctacacTTTGGATCGTCGTCTTGCTGCAGAATCCAGTTACGCTTGAGTTTTAACTTaaggactgaagaccggacattctcctttaggattttttggtagagagcagaattcctgtttccctcaattactgcgagttgcccagaccctgaagcagcagagcatccccacaccatcacacttcctccaccatgcttgaccgtaggtatgatgtttttgtggaattctgtgttggTTTACACCAggtgtaacgggactcctgtcttccaaacagttccactttcacctcatcagtccacagaacattctcccaaaaggtttgaggatcatcaaggtgtgttttggtgaaattcagacgagtcttaatgttgttctggattagcagtggttttcacctcgccgtgttcccccagtgtctttctgatcgtggagtcatgaacagtgacctttattgatgtaagagtgacctgtaggtcctttgatgttgtccttggctcttttgtgacttcctggatgagtcgtcgctgtgctcttgaaggaattttggaaggtcggacacttctgggaaggttcactactgtgccggggttttccatttggagataacggctctcgctgtggttctttggagtcccagagcctctgaaatagctttgtaacccttccccagactgatgtacttcaatcaccttcttcctcatcatttctggaatctcTTTCAGCTTTGccgtagtgtgttactgggtaagaccttttaaccaacttcctgctgctgaaaaagttctatgtcAGTGTAGATGTGAGTGAACGGGGTTTGCAGtgatcaggtctggttgtgtctcgtccagctgaaccccgttatcaatgcagtttcCTAGATTTGGGGAAGTactaactatgggggcaaatacattttcacacaggcccagtagGTATTGGTTAAGTTTTTTTgattcaataaataatattaccatttaaaaactattgtgtgtttactcaggtttccttttgttttatcttagattttgttttaaattctgAAAAACAAAGTATGCGATATACGCAAAACCCGAAGAAATCAGGCagatacttttttcacagcactgtacaagtGACAAGGCTTTAAAAGTGTCCAAACTAAGGACCTGATCTTTGCACAGATATGTTGACGTGCTAGAGATAACAATATCACGTGTTAAATATTGTGACATAATGCGTTATTGATTACTGAGACATACACAGCAGGACAGGACACTAAACTATCTGACGGGTCTCAATGCATTTCGATATCCTTAATCTGCACCGGTCTGATAAATGAAACCCTGTAAGCAGTTTTTAAAACCCCAGTGAACTCACCAGGTAAGCGGGAGAGGCAATGAAGGCCCCTAAAGCCCCAGCAGCCGCCCCCGATGCCACGTTTCCCCCCGGGACGTCGCTGATCCCTGAGACCTGTGTGTAGGAGTAGAAGCTGAGCCGGACTCCGTTCATGAGAGCCTGGTAGAGCAGTCCGGCGGTGAGGCCCTTCTGCAGGCCGCGCAGGCCGTCGGTGCGTCCCACCAGCCAGAGAGCCTGCAGCACCCCTCGGTAGTGCTGATGGTACGAGCCACGCGCCTGTAGCTCCCCCTGCAGCTGCAGGCGAGTCTTCACCACCTCCAGCGGGTTGGTGAACACACAGGCGCCGCAGCAGGCCAGAGAACCCAGAGTGAAGTCCAGCGGCGGCCAAAGCGCCCGGGGACGGTTACCTGGCCTCGAAGGAGTACGAGGTAGAGGAGGAATGGAGCTCTGGGTGATGAACGCTGTGACTGGGGGGCGGTTGATGAGTTGTGGATCTGCCATCGCACCCATGATGGTGATGGCGGTGATGGATCGCCCAGCTTAAACAGTTAGACGCTTCCTGAGGAGTTTGGGTACAACATGTACCAGCACGGTGTGCACCAGTCCTGCAGTGTTTGCTCACCTGTAAACGTAAACACCTGAAATTACAAACCGGTCACATGCCAGCTTCTCTTTTCATCACTGAGGAGCAGGAATGACGTCATGCCTCAGATACACAGAAACTTCTCCAGTGAAGAAACACCAGGGAGCCGACACGCCATCCTCTGGGACTCTGAGAAACTTGTTTTGATCTCAGGAACAATTCTGTAACAAAAATCAAAGCGTGAAAATGAACTCAAGATGCAAAGAAGGGgattgaaagtgtgtgtgcattaaaGTGTGTAATTACGCTGTTACAGGGTAATGAAAGAAAGCAAtatctttgtaaatattattcATTACATCGCTAAGAAATTATCACTGCTTTCTCTTtcatgcctttaaaaaaaatctgtacgAACTTGTTTTAACTTTGATAATAATTCATTCTGAATGTGTCCTAAACTGCAGCCTGTCCCGCATGGCAGTACTTTCCTAACTGGCCCAGAAAACACcactttcaaaaataaataaataaaaagctcgAACTGCTTCTTTAGAAGTTAAACCTctttatcattttaatgatCCTCTAATAATTCGTATATGCTGCTCACATAATCATTTAGACCAACTtaccctctgtctgtctgtctgtctgtctgtctctgtctctgtctctgtctc
This region includes:
- the slc25a34 gene encoding solute carrier family 25 member 34, which translates into the protein MGAMADPQLINRPPVTAFITQSSIPPLPRTPSRPGNRPRALWPPLDFTLGSLACCGACVFTNPLEVVKTRLQLQGELQARGSYHQHYRGVLQALWLVGRTDGLRGLQKGLTAGLLYQALMNGVRLSFYSYTQVSGISDVPGGNVASGAAAGALGAFIASPAYLIKTHLQAQTVEAIAVGHQHNHQGISSAFATIYRREGVVGLWRGVNGAVPRVMVGSAAQLATFSSAKQWLTHTQWFSPDSWLVALMAAMVSGVAVAITMTPFDVISTRLYNQPVDELKKGRFYTGFLDCLVKVSRTEGVLGLYKGMGPVFMRLAPHTVLSMLLWDVMRQKALQHYAL